DNA sequence from the Streptomyces sp. NBC_01497 genome:
TGTGCGGCTGCGGAAGCGGCGGCCACGCGTCCGCCGGACACCGGGCGGGAGCGGTGGGGGCGGCCTCGGCCGCCGCGGGACCGACCGAGGACCAGGCCGACAAGCGGCCCGGCGCCGCCCCGCTCGCGGCCCCCGCCGCCGGTGAACCGGCCGCCCGGGTCGCGTCGGGCCCCCTGGAGGCGGGCGGCTCCCTGGTGCGCCGGCAACTCCCGGACCTCGGCCCCGCGACGCTCGCCGAGATCCCGGCGAACGCGCTCCAGGTCGTGGTCGTGACGGGCCGGGACGCCGACTCGCCGAGGTCGCGGCTCGTCGCGTACCGGCACACGGAGGCGGGCTGGGTCACGGACGGCGGCTGGAAGGCGCGCAACGCCCGCGACGGCTGGACCAAGGAGCACTACGACGACGACCTGCGCTCCCCGATCGGCGTCTACGGCCTGACCGACGCGGGCGGCCGGATGCCCGACCCGGGCACCCGGCTGCCGTACGACGAGTCGCCGGACTTCGCCACCGGGGGCAGGGGATTCGAAGGGGAGTCCCTGGCCCACTCCTTCGACTACGTCGTGGCCATCAACTACAACCGCGTCCGGGGCGTCTCGCCGCTCGACAAGGAGCGCCCGTGGGGCGAGGCGAGAGGCGGCGGCATCTGGTTCCACGTCGACCACGGCGGCCCCACGCACGGCTGCGTGAGCATGTCGGAGGACCACATCAAGGAGCTCCTGCGCATCCTCGACCCGGAGC
Encoded proteins:
- a CDS encoding L,D-transpeptidase family protein, giving the protein MPVRLVRPARRSPAPRRPGRAARPLAAVLAVAVLSGLCGCGSGGHASAGHRAGAVGAASAAAGPTEDQADKRPGAAPLAAPAAGEPAARVASGPLEAGGSLVRRQLPDLGPATLAEIPANALQVVVVTGRDADSPRSRLVAYRHTEAGWVTDGGWKARNARDGWTKEHYDDDLRSPIGVYGLTDAGGRMPDPGTRLPYDESPDFATGGRGFEGESLAHSFDYVVAINYNRVRGVSPLDKERPWGEARGGGIWFHVDHGGPTHGCVSMSEDHIKELLRILDPELHPVVVMGDGASLAR